CGGCCGCGAAGAGATGGCGGCTGCTGAACGGCTCGCAGCTACTGCCCGAAGTGATCGCCGGTGTTCAATTCATCGATGGAATCAAACCCCAAGAAGCCGCCGCCTGACAACTTCCCATCCACAACTTCTTGCAATATCTCAACGCGCATTGGCAACTGCATAATGACGAACCGTCCTGGGACGATTCGCTAAGGCCAATGACACGCCCTCCTTGGCGGCACAGCGACCATTCAGATTGGGGCCTCCTGCCGGCCCTGCATGAGGCGTAGCGGATTTCCGTCCTTTAAGCCGGGGGGCCATTGCTTGCCCGCCGACGGCACTACCTAGTCTAAATCTGCCTTGGGAGCCGCAGTCTGATGCTTACCGGGTGTTTTTCTCTATCGTTTCGGCAGGCTGCAAAATCTGGCAAGAATTGCTGTAACAAGGGATGGCCCGCGCCCACAAACCCTATAGCAGCTCCCGGTGAGAGGGGAGGTGACAGCGAGCCTGTTCCTCCCCTCTCCACTTTCCCTGCGACGTGGCAGGCGCGGATCTTGGATCGCCTGCGTCGCTCGAAGCACGGGGCTTTATGAGCTGACGATTGAACGAGCCATCAGACATAGACGATCTGGCCCGCAGCCTGCTCGGAGACGGGGAGGCATACGGTCGTCTTGTCGCCCGATATCAGGTTCCGATTGCCCGGCGGATGCGCGCTTTCGCGCGACAACCTCAGCTGATCGAGGAGTTGGTGCAAGAGGTGTTTGTCGAAGCCTACTACAGCCTGGGGCGGTATCGCGGGGACGGCGACTTCGGCGCGTGGTTGAGCCGCATCGCAACTCGCGTCGGCTATCGATATTGGAGGCGGCGCGATTGTTCCCGGGAGACGGGATACCAGACGGACTGGTGGCGCGGAATTCCAGACGCTCCTATCGAAGAACTTGGACCCTCACGTGCCGCCGAGTTGGTGTGCACGCTGTTGGATCAATTGCCGCCACGCGACCGACTGGTGCTGCAACTGCTGCACGTCGATGGACATGGCATCGCCGAAGCGGCACGGCTTTCCGGGTGGTCCCAAACGAGAGTCCGGGTACAAGCGTTTCGCGCGCGGGCCAAGCTGCGCACCTTGCTGGCAAAGTCAGGCGTGCGGAGCCTGGCCGAAGCCGCGGAGATTGAGCTGCATGCGACAACGGACAAACGGCCGGCGGATGTCCACGTTCTGCCAGAGAACAGCGAGGTGAACAGTGAATGAGACGGAACTATTGCGACGGCTCGGCGACATGGCTGGCGATGAATCTGATCCGACGCTCGATGTCACGCGACAAGTGAAGCAACGGTTGCGCCAACGCCGGATGCCATCCGTGGATCGCAAACTGGCCTTTGCGTCGCTCTGCGCGTGCACGTGCGCGGGAATTGCAGTCGTCGTGTCGCTGAGCGCTCCGCCGGCCAGCGACAGCGCCAGTGCCTTGGCCCAATTAGTGACGAGTAGTACCGCGCCGGATGTTTTGTTGAGGTTAGTAGAACCATGATTGATCACGCTTCGTCTGATGACCGGTCGGCATCGACCGGCCTGGCCACCACCGACTTCGACCTTCCCGCGCAGCGATCGCTGCAAACTCGAAGTTGGGTGTCCTTCGGGATGATCGCTCTCGTCTTTTTCGCGGGCAGCGTTTGTGGCGCGGCGGCAATGCGTGTCACGCAAACGCCCAAAGTGCTGACGAGCCTGGATGAAATCCCGGGGCGCGTTGCCAATCGAATGCAGCGCGAGCTAGGGCTGTCGGGAACACAACGAGATCGTCTAGAGGAGATTGGGCGGGCCCATCAGGCAGAGTTGCAACGGATCCGCGCCCGAATCGCGCCAGAGATGCGCGTGGAAATAGGCAAGATCATTGATGAGATGTCCTCTGTGCTATCTCCGGAACAAGCCGCGCGATGGCGAGAGCATTCGCTACGACGACTCGACTCCCTCGTACCAGGGACAGCGCAGGATCACGCAGAAGGTGCTTCGCCGTAAGCCTTCCGAGCTAAGTTCAATCCCGACTGACTCACCGAAAAAAAGGTATCAAGACATGTTTATCCGCGATCGTCTGCCCTCACTGCCGTTGTTGATTCTCGGCGTTGCTCTACTGGCACAGCCTCTGCCCGGCAGAACGGCCGAGATCGGTGCCGAAATAAAAGCGTTTGCTCTGCCCGACATGCATGGGCGCGAACGTTCGTTGTCCGAATTCGCTGACAATCAGCTCGTGGTCGTGGCATTTCTTGGTACCGAGTGTCCGCTGGCGCGCTTGTACGCTCCTCGCTTGCAAGAAATCTGCGATGAGTATCAGGCGCGTGGTGTGGCCTTTATCGGTGTCGATTCCAATCAGCAGGATTCGCTCACTGAGATATCAGCTTTCGCGGAACACTACGGTGTAAAGTTCCCTTTACTGAAGGACCGCGACCAGTCAGTCGCCGACCAATTAGGAGTTGAGCGCAACCCACATGTGGTTGTCTTAGATAAGAATCGCGTGATCCGCTATTCAGGCCGGGTCGACGATCAATACGGCCTCGGTTCGAGTTCTGGTTATGCACGCACCAAGGTCAATCGTCGTGATCTGGCGACGGCACTTGATGAGCTACTTTCCGGGAAAGAAGTGTCGGAGCGAAACGTCAAGGCGCTTGGGTGCCTAATTCACAGAACCACGAAGAAGGCCCCTCAGGGAGACATCACCTTCACGAAGCATATTGCTGCCCTGCTGCAAACTCGTTGTGTTCAATGCCACCGAGCGAATGAGATCGGTCCCATGGCGCTGACGGACTATGACGAGGTCGTCGGCTGGGCGGACATGATTCGCGAAGTGGTATCGGAGAACCGGATGCCGCCATGGCCCGCGAACCCGGAGTTCGGCCATTTTGCCAATGATGCCCGCCTGACTGACGAGGAAAAGCAACTCCTCTTCGCATGGGTGGATAACGGTTGTCCGCATGGGGACCCGAAAGACCTTCCCGCCCCGCGGGAATGGACGGACGGTTGGCAGATTCCCCAGCCAGATCAGGTCGTTCGCATGGGCACGTCGTTCGACGTACCAGCCGAAGGCGTCATCCCTTATCAGTATTTCGTCGTTGATCCCAATTGGACCGAGGATAAATGGATCCGCGCAGCTGAAGCGAGGGCGGGTAACCGAAGCGTTGTCCATCACATCATCGTATTCGTGATCCCGGGCGGCGCGTCAAGCATGCTGAATACCCTCGTCGACAAGGATGGGCACGTAAATACCGAAATGATTGAGCGCTTGCGTACCGCAAGAGAATCCGGCGCTCGAGCGAACGGATCGCGATCCGAAACAGCGGGGTCGCGGCGAGAAGGGCGCGGCGGCCTTGGTGCCGGCCTCGCCGGACTAGAAGGGCGAGGCGGAGGACTTACTGCATATGTGCCCGGGCACGTTCCGTCTGTTTATCCGGCCGGCGTGGCCACCTTCGTCCCGAAGGGATCGAAGCTGATCTTCCAAATGCACTACACAGCCAATGGTAAAGCTCAACAGGACCAGAGTTATGTGGGCGTCGTGTTCGCGGATCCAGCGACGGTTTCCCAGCGGGTGCATGGTGGCGCCGTCGGAAATCGTGATCTGACCATTCCTCCGAATCTGAACGATTACGTCGTCACTGGTGAGCGAAAACTCCCATCTGAGCAATGGCTCTATACCATGTCACCGCACATGCACGTGCGGGGCAAGTCGTTTCGATACGTGGCGCACTACCCGGACGGAACATCGGAAGTTTTACTGGATGTTCCGCACTACGATTTCAACTGGCAATTGCAATACAACCTCGCAAAACCAAAACTGCTGCCTGCAGGTACAAAGCTCGTCTGCACTGCACACTACGACAACTCGAACGACAATCTAGCAAACCCCAACCCCAACGATACGGTGCACTGGGGACCGCAGACCTGGGATGAGATGATGCTCGGCTTCTACAGTACGGTCTCGGCTGCGGACGATGCCCACTCGGAAAGCCCGTCGGCGAAACAGGCTGAACCGGCAGGAGAAGGGGAAGAATAGCGCCGGTCGGAAAGGCCAGTTCGTTCCGGCCAGGAACGAGCACAGAAAATGTCGTGGAACTCTTATGCAGTCCGCCACGCCAGTGCCCCACGCGTTGCTCGATAGGACGCGTGGGGCACGCCGTTTTTGCAAGAGCGGCTGCCCTGAAGAGATTGAATTCGCCGATCCACTCGCAAGGCGCCCTTGAGCGAAAGGCACGTGTCATGGAAAGAAAGCACAAACGATTTGGTCTGCTTGAAGTATTGTTTGTTCTCACACTCGTCGCTTGTAGCACCGTCCTGGCTGTCGGCCAGGAAAGCCGGGCGACCTACGGTGATCTGCTCCGCGAGGCCAACTCCCAGACCGAAGCACTCAAGGTGAACGAAGCCATTTACCAGGCGACCGGCTTCGGCAACACGTTTATGGTGGTCACGCCGGGAGGCAATGTGATCATCGATACCTCATCAGTCACAAACGCAGTCCGTCACAAACAGTTGCTCAGCAAGGTCAGCGATGGTCCGATCCGATATATCGTGTTGACGCACGGCCACGGCGACCACATCGGGGGCATTGGTCAGTGGAAACAGACCGACACGAAGATCGTCGCACAGCGGCACTTCATCGAGTTCCGCGATTATCAGCGGCGATTGGCCGGTTACTTTGCCCGATCCAATGCCGGTCAATTTGGCCGCGACATCGGGAACGTGAATGTGTTGGCCCGTACTCCAGCCCGCGGCATCGAATTGCCGCTTATCGAGCCAGATATTCTCTTTGATGAAGAACACGCATTTGAATTAGGTGGCATCCGCTTCGAGTTGCTCCACACGCCGGGCGAGAATTACGAAGAGCTCACCGTCTGGATCCCGCAGTACAAAGCCGCCTTTGTCGGCGATAATATCTACGAGTCATTCCCGAACATCTATACGCTGCGCGGCACTAAGCCACGCTGGGCGCTAGACTATGTCGCGTCGCTGGACAAGGTCCTTTCTCTGGAGCCTGAAATCCTCTTGCCAAGTCACGGCCTGCCGACGCACGGCAAGGACAAAGTGGCCGCTCGGCTGAAGCGCTACCGAGATGCGATCCAATATGTCCACGACGCGACGGTTGCAGGCATGAATGAGGGCAAGGATGTCTTCACGCTTATGCGTGAAATCAAGCTGCCTGCTGATTTGGAGCTTGGAGAAGGCTATGGCCAAGTGTCCTGGTCGGTGCGCGGCATCTATGAAGGATACGTCGGTTGGTTCGATCAGAATCCCGCATCAATGTATGAGCAGGCACCGACTGCTGCCAATGAAGAGCTTGTCAAACTCGGCGGCGGCGCGAATGCGGTCGTCGATCGCGCTCGCGCAGTGCTCAAGGCGGGTCAGGCTGCAATGACTCTTCGGCTCTGCGACGCGGCGCTGGCCGCCGATCCCAACCATCGCGCGGCGCTTGAACTGCAACGAGAAGCGTTGACTCAACTCCAAAGCCGCGCACGCAATATCATCGAACACGGCTGGCTGGCGTCGTCGTTGCAGCGAGTGGAAAAGAGGTTGCAAGCGATTCGCGATTAGCCATGTTAACTTGCAGGCCATCTTCGTGCCGCGACTGTGTGATTCTGTCCGTGGCGACCACGGTCGTTCCGCCAGCCCAGCGCGGGAGGTGGACGCCAATGTCGAACCGTCCGAGGGTTTCAACTGCTGCCTCCGGACACGCCCTCCTGAGCGCGCCCTGACGCGGACCTGATGCCCGCGGCTTGGCGCCGATCCGCGATTACGCGCGCCGGCGCCGGCGACTTGCCGCAACCAGCAACATCGGAATTCCAACCGCGAACAATACCATTGACGCTGGTTCAGGAGTGCTGAAGGCCAGAAATGTGGGATTGACGAGTCCGGTCTCGAAGACTCCGTCCGCGGCGCCGGCAGCCGTAAATCGCAGCACTTCGCCGAAGCTCGTATTGAAATCCAACCCGCTGACATAGAGCTTGCCGTCGGGACCAAATGCAAGATCTGCAGGCTGGAAAAGCCCCAAATCAGGTCCCGTGAACGAAACGAAGACCGTTCCGGCTGGGTTGGGGCCGGTGTTCGTAGCATAGGCGACGACCTCAGTGCTAGACGCCGAAATGTCGAGCACATAGAGCCGGCCGTCGGGGCCGATTGCCAACGATCCCGGATTGTTCAGTGGCGGGACACCCGGTCCAGAGAAGGCAGTTACAAAATCGCTGAACGCCGCGTCTCCTGGATGAAGAATCGCGACCCCTCCGCCACTGGCAGCATAGAGATTGCCTGCGGCGTCGAAAGTCACATCCGTGGGTTGGGTAACCGAGGGGCCCGTAAACGTCGTGAGGGAGTTACCTGCCGGGCCATAGACATGCACATTGCTGTCGGTCTCGTCGGCGATGTAGAGATTACCGCCGGGGCCAAAGCGCATGCCCTGCGGATTCTGCACGTCGTGTCCGTCGTTTTGGCCGTTGAAGCTCACGAATGGAGCTGCGCCGATCTGTGTGCCCGTTGCTGCATCATAGCGGAACACTTGCGACGGGATGGTATTGGCAGCGTAGAGATTACTGTCGGGACCAACAGCCAATCCTGTCGCGCCCAAGAGTGCAATATCGGCGAATCCTGGTAACGGCGCCCCCGTCGTAGCATTGAAGCCGTGTATGACGTCGCCGTCAGTCACGTACAAGGCCAACGGCGCGGCATGCGCGACCGTACCAGCGGCAAGGAACACGAGCATCGCCACTGAGGTCGCAAATGCTCCGCGAACAGAAGTACCAAGGATTGTTCTGGCGCGCATGGAAGGGCTCCGAGGTGTTGTGCTAGGGGCTTCATGAAGCGTTAACCATCAACGATGGAATGTGGCTGTATAAAGGGAAACAGGCGACGCGCGGCGTCGAGATCCAAGCTGTCTCTACAACGAGCTTGACACCGCAAAGAGGGTCAAACGTTCCGGTCCGTACGTTTGATTAGCGTCACCATGGCCACGGAAAAACAAGCAGTCACTATAGGGCTGCGCCCGACGAAACACAAACCAGGTTTCGCCCAACTCGTCCGTCGGTACCGCACTGCAGGGGGCGATCCGCATTGCAACTAGGCTTGATTTAGTCGTCCCATTGCACGTCGCCAAGTGCATAATGACGAACCGTCCGAGGGCGATTCGCTAAGGCCAATGACACGCCCTCCTGTGCGCGCCAGGATTCGGTCACTTCAGTGCTTCGAACGACGCGAGCGATCGCAATTGGCCAAAGATTGCCGCCGCCTTCGTGGAGCAGAGCGAAGAGTACGAAAGTTACCGAAAAATGCGTTGTTGCGCATTCTGAAAAACCGTCGATAAATAGAAGTCACAGGAAAAAGACTGTTTGCACGATTTATTGGCGGCGCGGGCTCAATCGCCACGTGCACTGGACGATATGGCGAACGACTCTTGCTTACAGAGGCCGAAGTAACTGAAGCGGCTCGGATGCTGTGGAATGCCTTGTAAATCTTGCGCGAGGATCGTTGTTGGTTTCCACTACGGAGGACTGAACTCGGGCGAAATCGTCTGCAAACGGGATTTGCGGCTAATTAGAGAAGAAGGAGGAACCTTCTGCGCTCATAATCTGCTCGCGCCGTCGGAGCCAGGAGGTATTGTCCAGGACCTGCACGCCATCGTTGTCTTCCAACGAAAGGCCGGTTAGTACTTCGATCCCCGTCGCAACCCTGGCTAAGTCATCGGGCACATCGTTGCGTAGCCACAGTGTGGCTGTTTTATCTGCGCTAGCGCTTGCCACTCGACTTCCAGAAGGACTGAATGTCGCGGCGAGGACCGCCTCGCGGTGCCGGTATACTGCCAGAGATCGGCCGGTCGCGGTTTCCCAAAGTCGCGCCGTGCCATCACCGCAACCGACGAGAAGGGCGCGGCCATCAGGACTGAACGCCACGGCACGAACATATCCTTGGTGTTTCAGCGGAGGGCCCAAGCGCTCGCCGCTCGACGAATCCCATAACTGGGCTACTCCATCTGCGCTGCCTGTGAGAATTGCCTGCCCGTTGGGGCTGAACGCCACAGAGTATACAAAACCTTGATGTACGATTGGGGAGAGAATCGGCTGTCTCGTCTCTACGTTCCAAAGCCTCGCGGTTTGATCGATGCTACCGGTCAGTGCCAACTGATCGTCGGGGCTAAAGGCCACCGCCAATATCGGAGAGTCACATGGCAACATGCCGACAAGTCGACCGCTGGGCGACTCCCAAATTCTGGCGGCGTCGTGACTCCCCGTGATGGCCAACGTTCCCGTAGAATTAAACGTCAACGATGTAACCGAGCGATCATGGATCCATGGCGCGCCCACCGGCTTACCACTTGCTCGATCCCATAGCTGTACGCGTCCATCCCCGCAGCCAGTCAGTACCATCTGGCCGTCAGGACTGAAGGCAACAGCATATACGAACCCCTGATGTGCCAAAGTAGAACCGACCGCCTCGCCTGTTGACGCGTTCCAGACTTGCGCTGTTTTGTCGACGCTTCCCGTGATGACCGAATTGCCATCCGGGCTGTAGGCGATCGACGAGACACCACCTTTGTGTCGTAGCGTCAATGGGAAGCCGTTGACGACCTCGGTTCTCCAAAGCCGTGCTGCGCCATCGTCGCTGCCGGTAATCACATGCTGACCGTCGGGACTGAAAGCCACACTCCGTAGAAGTCCCTGATGCTGCATCGCGGCGCCGTCGGGCTCGCCGGTCTGAGCGTTCCAAATCCGCGCGGTCTTGTCATAGCTTCCCGTCATGACGCGATTGCCATCGGGGCTGTACGCAACGGCGCGAACGTATCCTTGATGCTGCATGACGGCGCCGATCGGTTCGCCCGTCGTAGCATCCCAAAGGCGCGCTGTTCGGTCATAGCTTCCCGTCAAAACGTGCTTGCCGTCGGGACTGAAGATGGCGCAACTGATGGGGCCTTGATGTTGGAATCTCTGCCCGGTGGGTTGACCATTTTTTGCGTCCCAAATCTGTGCAACATTACCAAAGCTGCTTGTGAGTACGCCTTTGCTGTCGGGACTGAAGGTTGCCACCATACTCATCACTAGGCCTTGATGTTGCATGGGAGCGCCCAATGGGGCTTGAGTTCCCGCATCCCATAACTGCACAGTGCCATCGCACGCTGTAAGAATGGTTTTGCCGTCAGGGCTGAACCGCACGACATTCACTTCCTTCTCATGCTTAAGCGGTGCGCCTATTGGCGCGCCGGTGAATCCGTCCCATAGACGCGCCGTCTTGTCGAAGCCGCCAGTGATCACCTTTCGGCCATCGGGACTGAAGCCGACGGAAAAAACGTATCCTTGATGTTTGAGCGGCAACCCAAGAGGCGCGCCGCTGACCGTGTCCCACAACTGCGCAGTTTTGTCCGCGCTGCCTGTAATTAGTCGTTTACCGTCGGGACTAAACATGGCCGCGGCAACGCCCCCTTTATGCTGTAAAGGAGGACCGACCGGCTGGGCTGTTGCGACGTCCCACAACCGCGCTGTGGAATCATTGCTGGACGTAAGAACCTTCGTGCCATCCGGGCTAAATATGACGGACAACACGGATCCTTGATGGGAAAAGATCCCTTCGGGTGATCGAAACTGGTCCTGCCACGCGGCCAGGCTCTTACGGGCCGTCTCCTGCCAACT
This sequence is a window from Pirellulales bacterium. Protein-coding genes within it:
- a CDS encoding NHL repeat-containing protein, producing MRARTILGTSVRGAFATSVAMLVFLAAGTVAHAAPLALYVTDGDVIHGFNATTGAPLPGFADIALLGATGLAVGPDSNLYAANTIPSQVFRYDAATGTQIGAAPFVSFNGQNDGHDVQNPQGMRFGPGGNLYIADETDSNVHVYGPAGNSLTTFTGPSVTQPTDVTFDAAGNLYAASGGGVAILHPGDAAFSDFVTAFSGPGVPPLNNPGSLAIGPDGRLYVLDISASSTEVVAYATNTGPNPAGTVFVSFTGPDLGLFQPADLAFGPDGKLYVSGLDFNTSFGEVLRFTAAGAADGVFETGLVNPTFLAFSTPEPASMVLFAVGIPMLLVAASRRRRRA
- a CDS encoding RNA polymerase sigma factor; translated protein: MNEPSDIDDLARSLLGDGEAYGRLVARYQVPIARRMRAFARQPQLIEELVQEVFVEAYYSLGRYRGDGDFGAWLSRIATRVGYRYWRRRDCSRETGYQTDWWRGIPDAPIEELGPSRAAELVCTLLDQLPPRDRLVLQLLHVDGHGIAEAARLSGWSQTRVRVQAFRARAKLRTLLAKSGVRSLAEAAEIELHATTDKRPADVHVLPENSEVNSE
- a CDS encoding redoxin domain-containing protein, whose translation is MFIRDRLPSLPLLILGVALLAQPLPGRTAEIGAEIKAFALPDMHGRERSLSEFADNQLVVVAFLGTECPLARLYAPRLQEICDEYQARGVAFIGVDSNQQDSLTEISAFAEHYGVKFPLLKDRDQSVADQLGVERNPHVVVLDKNRVIRYSGRVDDQYGLGSSSGYARTKVNRRDLATALDELLSGKEVSERNVKALGCLIHRTTKKAPQGDITFTKHIAALLQTRCVQCHRANEIGPMALTDYDEVVGWADMIREVVSENRMPPWPANPEFGHFANDARLTDEEKQLLFAWVDNGCPHGDPKDLPAPREWTDGWQIPQPDQVVRMGTSFDVPAEGVIPYQYFVVDPNWTEDKWIRAAEARAGNRSVVHHIIVFVIPGGASSMLNTLVDKDGHVNTEMIERLRTARESGARANGSRSETAGSRREGRGGLGAGLAGLEGRGGGLTAYVPGHVPSVYPAGVATFVPKGSKLIFQMHYTANGKAQQDQSYVGVVFADPATVSQRVHGGAVGNRDLTIPPNLNDYVVTGERKLPSEQWLYTMSPHMHVRGKSFRYVAHYPDGTSEVLLDVPHYDFNWQLQYNLAKPKLLPAGTKLVCTAHYDNSNDNLANPNPNDTVHWGPQTWDEMMLGFYSTVSAADDAHSESPSAKQAEPAGEGEE
- a CDS encoding alkyl sulfatase dimerization domain-containing protein — encoded protein: MERKHKRFGLLEVLFVLTLVACSTVLAVGQESRATYGDLLREANSQTEALKVNEAIYQATGFGNTFMVVTPGGNVIIDTSSVTNAVRHKQLLSKVSDGPIRYIVLTHGHGDHIGGIGQWKQTDTKIVAQRHFIEFRDYQRRLAGYFARSNAGQFGRDIGNVNVLARTPARGIELPLIEPDILFDEEHAFELGGIRFELLHTPGENYEELTVWIPQYKAAFVGDNIYESFPNIYTLRGTKPRWALDYVASLDKVLSLEPEILLPSHGLPTHGKDKVAARLKRYRDAIQYVHDATVAGMNEGKDVFTLMREIKLPADLELGEGYGQVSWSVRGIYEGYVGWFDQNPASMYEQAPTAANEELVKLGGGANAVVDRARAVLKAGQAAMTLRLCDAALAADPNHRAALELQREALTQLQSRARNIIEHGWLASSLQRVEKRLQAIRD
- a CDS encoding protein kinase, which produces MMDITHIESELGLVIDSFLARLRAGDSPNTEEYVDRYPTLADQIRELLPALAIVERDISLEGTCGTPQSNGLESGDLVPWRLGDYLVLREIGRGGMGIVYEAIQQSLGRQVALKILSGPSKGNAAHTERFRLEARAAARLHHTNIVPVFDVGEQGRTQYFTMQYIRGQGLDAVIKVLRELRLNLDQGCSRDQCGLAHSLVKGLLSGESAPWLPTLAPAGMACDIDQPVADLVRETAADPANPLGARLAPSADRQVKLDDHYFRGVARIALQVADALRHAHQQGIIHRDIKPSNLILDWQGNAWITDFGLARTEGKDGPTNTGDILGTVRYMAPEQIKGQSSIGTDLYALGATLYELLTLSPPFDDESSVMLIDRVLHEEPTSPRKIDAQIPRDLEVICQRCLCKEPLGRYRSLQDVAAELRRFLAGEPIQARPISRLFRGWRWCRRNPMVAGLASLVAAALVLVSLLSLLYAGRQARDAVRIQELASLKSLESKKAKDEARSAILRLAILEFERGQVACEQGEIGPGLLHLVASWRAAAAAGDLSWQETARKSLAAWQDQFRSPEGIFSHQGSVLSVIFSPDGTKVLTSSNDSTARLWDVATAQPVGPPLQHKGGVAAAMFSPDGKRLITGSADKTAQLWDTVSGAPLGLPLKHQGYVFSVGFSPDGRKVITGGFDKTARLWDGFTGAPIGAPLKHEKEVNVVRFSPDGKTILTACDGTVQLWDAGTQAPLGAPMQHQGLVMSMVATFSPDSKGVLTSSFGNVAQIWDAKNGQPTGQRFQHQGPISCAIFSPDGKHVLTGSYDRTARLWDATTGEPIGAVMQHQGYVRAVAYSPDGNRVMTGSYDKTARIWNAQTGEPDGAAMQHQGLLRSVAFSPDGQHVITGSDDGAARLWRTEVVNGFPLTLRHKGGVSSIAYSPDGNSVITGSVDKTAQVWNASTGEAVGSTLAHQGFVYAVAFSPDGQMVLTGCGDGRVQLWDRASGKPVGAPWIHDRSVTSLTFNSTGTLAITGSHDAARIWESPSGRLVGMLPCDSPILAVAFSPDDQLALTGSIDQTARLWNVETRQPILSPIVHQGFVYSVAFSPNGQAILTGSADGVAQLWDSSSGERLGPPLKHQGYVRAVAFSPDGRALLVGCGDGTARLWETATGRSLAVYRHREAVLAATFSPSGSRVASASADKTATLWLRNDVPDDLARVATGIEVLTGLSLEDNDGVQVLDNTSWLRRREQIMSAEGSSFFSN